The DNA segment AAAGCAAGAACCTTTAAAGTTTGCATTAAAAATTCATGTATCTAACTGAATAGCTTTTGGTTGGGTGATGATAATAAATATCACCAAAATATCCATTTCCCTTCTCTAGGGTTTCTCACAAGGAAGTTCTGTTCATGCAAGCATTTTGAAAGATTTCATCCCAACTTGCAACACAAGCAGGACTGAGCATGACATTTGGTCATcaatttgtttcatttcatcATAAACAATAACAAGTGTGTGTAGCCACGTGTCAGATCAGTTCCCACTCGTGTCACTTCATCCCCTTCCAGATTTCTTGGAGTCATTCTAAGGTCATCGAATCCACTGTGTTTTGTTTATACCCCTTTGTTCTTTTATGTAATTCTGCTGAAAACACCAGATAATGTTCTTTTAACTCAAAATGGCTTCTCTCTTTTTCTAGGCTGTAAAGAGATCTTTTTGGCAGAACTAACTCGCAAATATCCTAGTATGTCCATGTAAGCATGACACAAATCACATTGCCGCAACACATTGGATTATCTCACAGAGCATTCTGTTCTTCATTCTGTCTGCAGGAGAAGACACAGCAGGGCCCCATCTGCCCCACCGCTCACCTCTGCCATTTCCATGGTCAGAAGATTTCAGCCCAATGCCCACAGGGAGTGTGTGTCCATCTGTGATGTGTGGTGGGGGAGTTGAAGCAGTATAACAAGTAAGTGACAGCACTAATTTTGAAGTCATACCTCTTTTTAGGATCCATGATAAGTGGGAAAAATCAGTCTAAGACTCATTTCTAGAATGAGGGAAATAATTGGATATCATGAggctttaaagaaataattgataTAATGCTGTTTACACAGATCTGGCAAGTAATAAGTGATTCATAAATGTTTCTACTGTTCGGCATGAAGATACTCAGTTCATAGTGGTTGAATAAACAGGTAAGTAgatgtatgaatgaatgaatgaatgaatgatgaacCAAATAAAAATCTGTCTCATGTTGTCAGGATCGATTACTCTCCTTTAGACAAACTTCTGCTTAAGAAATGGAATACACTgcttaaaattgtacatatgaaatgcatgaagtttgtattccttaaataaaaggtttgttcagggaaaaaaaagaaatggagtacACTGTGCGTGGTGGGCTTTAGTAAGGTTGGATAAAGTGTACATTTGCTCCCAGAGTTTCACAGGAGAAAGAGTGATAACTTGAGCCAATTCCACACTCCCCCTGCTGGCATCAGTTCTGTATCAGTCCACAGGAACCAGGTCTGCAGATGGATTGTGGGCTGAGGCCTCACCAAGGGATGAGGGTTGAATGGatccaatgaaaatgaaaataaggtcaccagccctgcctgcagtgccttttCGGGTGGCATGAATAGTTTTGTGCCTACCCTTATCCCCTCCACAGCCAGTCACTACAGGGTCCTCCTGCTCTGCCTTACACACAGCTGGGTTACTTGTCTCAAGGCTTGAACTCCTAGGTATCTGCCCCTTTACACTTCCACATCCTTGCTGCAATGACCCTCTAACTCAAAAAAAGCTCATCACTTGTTGGGGTATCTGGGCAGGGAAATTAAGGCATGGGATAAAGGGAGGCTCTCTGGACCCCAAGATCAAAAGCTCCTAAAGGCTATTTCCCAGGCTTCTTTCCTCTTCCAACATCATCCTTCCTTACCTAAGAGTGATCAGAAAAGGAATGGTAAGAAAATGTCCTGGATTTGCTGTCTGACTGCTTACAGAATAAGAGAGGCCTCAAAACACGGCTTTTTCAGAAAACTGCACCAGAACTGCTAGTTGAAATTGACAACCCTGGTACTCGGCAAATGCTTCTGGAATACTAGCCTCCTTCTATGGAAGGATTTTtgagacaaagaaaatatttttcactcaCCTTTTTTATTCCAACTACTGTTCAGCTTTGGGAACATATTTCAGTTCACTTTTAATATTCTGGATCTCCGATAAGTTGACCGCAGGTCCTGGAAGTTTCTTTCCTCCTGGAATTGGCTTCTTCTCCTCATCTGAGGCAGGAGGAGCGCCctgaaaaaaaaggagaaaaaaactcacaccaaaaaagatattttatctttttggatCATGAGtgtaaaccagaaaaaaaaaaataaagcaagaacaATGTCAGAGCGTGATCCTAGCAGAGCAACTTTCTCTTACATTGTTGAGACAGCCTCAGAGCTTCAGTAAGATCCCCTGAAGGATGTAGAGGAATGTGGAATAAAAACAAGGAATTTTTATGTGAATTAGAAAAtactagaggggctggcgctgtggcacagtgggttgatcctctgcctgtggtgccagcatcccatttgggtgccggttctagtcccggctgctcttcttctcatccagctctctgctatggcctgggaaagcagtacaagatggcccaagtccttgggcccctgcacccatgtgggagacccagaagaagctcctggctcctggcttcggattgggcagctctgaccactgtggccatctggggagtgaaccagtagatggagacctctctctctctctctctctctctctctctctctctctgtaactgtgcctttcagataaataaataattcttaaaaaaatagtagagCATTGTTCAACATAACATGACTAATAAAAATTACCACCAGCAAGAAGGATTTGTGCTTCCAAGAGAAGTAACTTATAAGATCAAATTCAGTTTGCTCTCACATGATCCTAACATGCTTGACAGCAGAAATTTGTAGAATATTGGTGCATTAGCTTTTACAATGATTTAGTTTACAAGTTTCACTTTTGTTTGGGATGCAGTAGCTGCCAGCCCTCGTTCCAGTAGCATCTCTGGGAAGCATAAGCAAACTAAAATGGACAAAAGCTAAACCCGTTTGAATATGGGTAGGATAGAGAGAGTGACAGGAGCCCCAGCTCTCCCCTGCTGctttggaatatattttaaatttcctgtGATTGAATGCTGTTAGGTCTCTGTCACAGCTTTAGGGCGGGACATTGCCTGGTCCAGAGGTGCACATGAGTGTTGACTACTATTTAAATGATTACTTCTGAGAATGCACCATCGTGACAAACCTATGCCTGTGTGTACATACATAAAACACACCTGTAATAGTAATTATAAAACAGGATCCATTGCTGTGTGTGATTTGAACTCGTGACTACAGAAGAAAGTTGCTCGTTAGTCCATTCTTCCTATttgcagggaggcaggggagagtaTGTATTTTCTGCAGCTCTAGAAAGGAATATTTGATCACTGTGGCACCCATGAGCAGGCGTCTCGGGTCAGTTTACTGCTGGTAAGATAACTCAATGATAGCCTCAGCTGCTTGGCCCTGAAATCTGACCATCACCTGAGGTCATGCTTCCCACGGCTGCCTGTAGCCAATGACTGAGTGCGACCAGAATCCTAATGCAGGCCGACTGCTGGGAGACGCAGGATGAAAAATGAGCTGAAAGAGGCCCCGAGTCTGAGAAACTTCCATACCACCCTTTgttcctctctgcttcccctcaTTACCGTCCCACAGGTCTCCCAGCTTCCTACAGCTGCCTCCCCTTATTCCTTCCAAATGTTTCCCCCAATCAATATTTTGAACATCTAGGCGCATCCTGGATGTGCTTCTTGGAGGACCCAAACTAACAGTCCCCAGTGCAAGACTGGCAGGGCTCCATCTGTTTGGCCAATAACTGGGATACTGAATACAGTgtagggaaaaggaataaaaaactgTGTCTTTGCCTCTGGTGAAGTCTTGGGTACCCCCAGCTTGCCTTGGCATTTGGGTGTTCAAGCTGATGCTGTGTGTTAGTCTCTGTCTGGTTCCTATGTCTAGTTCTCGAATTGGTTAGAACATAAAGAAAGCCATCCAGCTTCCCAAATTCCAACAAATTGCTTGGTAGACATGTGCTTTATAGAAATGCTTTAAAATTGCTTATTGTAGGGGATGAGTAGACATATAAAATATTGAGGTGCTTTTCTTCTACTAAAGGCTAATAGTTTTTCCTACAGTCATTTTCTTTGAATCTGGTACAATGCTGATGAAATAGCTCATGTGTCACCCACACAAAATGATAAAGGAATTCAATGCTGACTGTACCTGCTGTAAATATCCAGGAAATATTGTTTCCCCAGGTCAATGTACAGAGCCATAAGATTGGCTGTTCATCATGCATGCACACTCATCATTTATAACTGTAGAGTTAGAAGTAATTGTTAAAATTGTATGACATCCTCCTGGAGGACTAGAGATTCCAAAATGTTCTTTACTGAGCTTCCGAGGAGAAATTTTTTAACAAGGATATAAAGTGTTTTTAATATGTGCAGCAGTGAAATGAAAAATGCTTCcttacttataaatgttctcacGGTTGTTAGGTGGGTAGATCTTAATAAAGAAGCATGAAAGAGAAAATCGCTTCTAGTTCCTTCTGTTAAATTCTGGGATAAGTCACATTTGCTATCTTTGTAACACCAAAATATCCTATATTAGCACATTGAGCACATAAAGCCAATGTCTGTGCTTACAAGggcacttgaaaaagtttgtggaaaatggaattaaaatatgtttattttggtctaaaaaattgaaatctatgcatagatgtTTTTATAAAGCACATTTTCATGACAACCCTGTAAATGcatcaatttcaatttttttgcatcaatgttttaaagtacccttgGATGTGTCTTTGTACAAAGATTTGTGATGTTAACATATGCAGattaataatgataatatttgATATTAGATACCTTCCTTTCAAGTTATTAAAACCTCAATGCAAGTGAACTAaggcaagcacagaaagacaagcaccacatgatctcactcatgtggaGTCTAACAAAGAAAGATGATCTCATAGGAGTGAAAAGCATAATGGTGATTATCAGAGGCTGCAACaggaagaaagagggg comes from the Oryctolagus cuniculus chromosome X, mOryCun1.1, whole genome shotgun sequence genome and includes:
- the SMPX gene encoding small muscular protein — its product is MSKQPVSNVRAIQANINIPMGAFRPGAGQPPRRKECTPELGEGAPPASDEEKKPIPGGKKLPGPAVNLSEIQNIKSELKYVPKAEQ